A stretch of the Candidatus Omnitrophota bacterium genome encodes the following:
- a CDS encoding TolC family protein — protein MNFPGKLTMNLSVFVLLCSIAGISYGASTLSERKKQIKNQERVIADNEKNETIEIGDDARLSDYIKAGLMNNPGLKAAFYKWKASFAKISQAFSLPDPQFTYTKYIEGVETRVGPQERAYSINQKFPLLDKLWIRRSKAFRASEESFYNLNKQRLEQINKITDAYYEYAYLSKAILLMNENIKLLKIFESVAQTKYRTGLAPNHDLLKVQVELGKLENDLLSLEDSRLPLVSRLNALLNLPMDNLLPWPDETLEGAVLGQKYEEINGLYDELTKHNPELLSLTENIEENRDSLKLAKREYFPDLSVGVTKIETADALNPGAVDSGKDPVMVMVSFNLPLWFGRLNAGVRESRASLKAAEELLVNKQNELLTRLNYVHYKIRDALRQSNLYKDALLPKATQTLNATQFGYQGGKEDFLSLIDAQRVLFNFQLAYYRQNANFYQRIAELKSLLGEFPVDPGETE, from the coding sequence ATGAATTTCCCTGGAAAACTAACGATGAATTTATCAGTATTTGTACTGTTATGTTCAATAGCAGGCATCTCTTATGGCGCCTCGACGCTTTCTGAAAGAAAAAAACAAATCAAAAATCAGGAAAGAGTAATAGCAGACAATGAAAAAAATGAAACTATTGAAATTGGAGATGATGCCAGATTAAGTGATTATATTAAAGCAGGCCTCATGAATAATCCGGGGCTTAAAGCAGCCTTTTATAAATGGAAAGCATCATTTGCCAAAATATCTCAAGCATTCTCGCTTCCTGATCCGCAATTCACATATACAAAGTACATTGAAGGTGTAGAAACTCGGGTAGGTCCTCAGGAAAGAGCCTATTCAATCAATCAGAAATTCCCGCTTCTTGATAAATTGTGGATTCGTAGAAGTAAAGCATTTAGAGCTTCAGAAGAATCTTTCTATAACCTGAATAAACAGAGGCTGGAGCAGATTAATAAGATTACCGATGCGTATTATGAGTATGCCTATTTGAGCAAGGCTATTCTTTTGATGAATGAAAATATCAAGCTGCTGAAAATTTTTGAGAGTGTCGCACAAACTAAATATAGAACAGGTTTAGCTCCGAACCATGATTTATTGAAAGTGCAGGTTGAATTAGGTAAGCTCGAAAATGATTTATTAAGCCTTGAAGACTCAAGATTGCCTCTGGTTTCACGTTTGAATGCGCTGTTGAATCTGCCAATGGATAATCTTCTCCCCTGGCCGGATGAAACATTGGAAGGTGCTGTGCTGGGACAAAAATATGAAGAAATAAACGGGCTCTATGATGAATTAACAAAACATAATCCCGAGCTTCTGTCTTTGACCGAGAATATTGAAGAAAACAGGGATTCGCTGAAGCTTGCCAAAAGAGAGTATTTTCCCGATCTTAGTGTCGGCGTAACGAAGATTGAAACGGCCGATGCATTGAATCCAGGCGCTGTTGATAGCGGGAAAGATCCGGTAATGGTTATGGTTTCATTTAATTTGCCGCTTTGGTTTGGCCGTTTAAACGCCGGAGTGAGGGAATCAAGGGCTTCCTTAAAAGCCGCGGAAGAATTATTAGTGAATAAACAAAATGAATTGTTAACCCGGTTAAATTATGTTCATTACAAAATACGTGACGCGTTGCGGCAATCAAATCTCTATAAAGATGCTTTATTACCAAAGGCGACGCAAACATTAAATGCAACTCAGTTCGGCTATCAGGGAGGGAAAGAAGATTTTCTTTCTCTTATAGACGCGCAAAGGGTTCTTTTTAATTTTCAATTAGCGTATTATCGTCAAAATGCTAATTTTTATCAGCGTATAGCTGAATTAAAAAGTTTATTAGGAGAATTTCCGGTAGATCCGGGTGAAACAGAATGA
- a CDS encoding DUF3347 domain-containing protein, with translation MINDFIANVKKEILNAGKKHWKLIAASVAAGLIIANIFPGLNLKKGDSAERSDMAGVSREKKVKYWTCSMHPQIKLPKKGPCPICAMDLIPVYADGEEEEAGGDVSLTLNEAGQSLAEIETVEVKYQKVSNEVRLVGKVDYDETRLSYISAWVPGRIDRLFVDFTGVNVRKGDHLIKLYSPELLATQEEYLQAIKNMKETKDSQLGILRDTARMTLESAREKLRLYGIKEEQIDEIVKRETPDKHMTIYSPVAGTVIQKNGFEGMYVKTGDKIYTIADLSKVWLFLDAYESDVQWLHYGQRVKIEAESFPGEVFHGKIAFIEPFVDEKTRTIKLRVNVDNAKGKLKPGMFVRANIQAVLGQDGKVYEKDLAGKWICPMHPDVIKDKQEPCDICGMELIRTSEFGFAAKPAVQKKVLVIPTTAPLITGKRAVVYVENETKKDTTKRYEGREVVLGPRAGNQYIVLSGLRAGERVVTQGNFKIDSALQIQAKPSMMNPAGYYSETENIFTQGGKAASESAGILTSALSYYLSAAKALSEDNPHAAAGALEKFRDQISQIIKADSLEVKTSGIAAEIKQLRAAVKQIDHNTDALRKQFAALSNNLKNIFEKYEYKEKQTLYLVFCSMAFNNKGGYWLQDSKEVRNPYFGSKMLKCGEIKKEYGRKIMETKPIMGHEGH, from the coding sequence ATGATAAATGATTTTATTGCCAATGTGAAAAAAGAGATTCTCAACGCAGGAAAGAAACATTGGAAATTAATTGCCGCAAGCGTGGCGGCCGGGCTCATTATTGCTAATATTTTTCCCGGCCTTAATTTAAAAAAAGGGGATTCGGCAGAAAGAAGTGACATGGCCGGTGTTTCGCGTGAAAAGAAGGTAAAGTATTGGACATGTTCAATGCATCCCCAGATAAAACTTCCTAAAAAAGGGCCGTGCCCCATTTGTGCGATGGATCTTATTCCCGTTTACGCAGATGGAGAGGAAGAAGAAGCCGGAGGGGATGTTTCTTTGACACTTAATGAAGCCGGTCAAAGTTTGGCTGAAATTGAAACGGTGGAAGTTAAATACCAGAAAGTATCCAATGAAGTGAGGTTAGTCGGAAAGGTTGATTATGATGAGACGCGTCTTTCCTATATCAGCGCCTGGGTTCCCGGCCGTATTGACAGACTATTTGTTGATTTTACCGGAGTAAATGTAAGAAAAGGCGACCATCTTATCAAACTGTATAGTCCGGAATTATTAGCAACACAAGAAGAGTATTTACAGGCCATAAAAAATATGAAAGAGACAAAGGACAGTCAGCTTGGTATCCTTCGCGACACGGCAAGAATGACATTAGAAAGCGCCAGAGAAAAATTGAGACTCTATGGGATCAAAGAAGAGCAGATTGATGAAATTGTGAAACGGGAAACTCCCGATAAACATATGACCATCTATTCTCCTGTTGCCGGAACGGTTATTCAGAAGAATGGTTTTGAAGGGATGTATGTAAAAACAGGCGATAAAATTTATACGATTGCGGATTTAAGCAAAGTATGGTTATTCCTGGACGCTTATGAAAGTGATGTTCAATGGCTGCATTACGGCCAGCGCGTGAAAATTGAGGCCGAAAGTTTTCCGGGGGAAGTGTTCCACGGCAAAATAGCGTTTATTGAACCTTTTGTCGATGAAAAGACCAGGACCATAAAATTAAGGGTGAATGTGGATAATGCGAAGGGGAAACTTAAACCCGGTATGTTTGTGCGGGCAAATATACAGGCTGTTCTGGGCCAGGACGGCAAGGTTTATGAAAAAGATTTAGCAGGTAAATGGATATGCCCGATGCACCCGGATGTTATAAAAGATAAGCAGGAACCTTGTGATATTTGCGGTATGGAGCTTATCAGGACGAGCGAGTTTGGTTTTGCCGCAAAACCGGCTGTTCAAAAAAAGGTTCTTGTTATTCCCACAACCGCGCCATTGATTACCGGGAAACGGGCTGTTGTGTACGTTGAAAATGAAACGAAGAAGGATACCACAAAACGATATGAAGGGCGTGAAGTAGTTCTAGGCCCCCGGGCGGGCAATCAGTATATTGTTCTTTCCGGGTTAAGAGCGGGGGAACGTGTTGTTACTCAAGGCAACTTCAAAATTGACAGCGCTCTTCAGATTCAGGCAAAACCGAGTATGATGAATCCTGCCGGGTATTACAGCGAAACTGAAAATATTTTTACGCAAGGCGGTAAAGCCGCAAGTGAAAGCGCCGGGATATTGACTTCCGCTTTAAGTTATTATCTGTCTGCCGCAAAGGCTTTGTCTGAGGATAATCCTCATGCGGCAGCCGGGGCGCTCGAGAAATTCAGAGATCAAATATCACAGATTATTAAAGCTGATTCATTGGAAGTCAAAACTTCAGGGATAGCGGCAGAAATAAAACAGTTAAGAGCGGCAGTGAAACAGATTGACCATAACACTGATGCCTTGAGAAAACAATTTGCAGCGCTTTCCAACAATCTCAAGAACATTTTTGAGAAGTATGAATACAAAGAAAAACAGACCCTATATTTGGTTTTTTGTTCGATGGCGTTTAACAATAAAGGCGGCTATTGGCTGCAGGATTCAAAGGAAGTTAGAAATCCGTATTTCGGGTCAAAAATGTTAAAGTGCGGTGAAATAAAAAAAGAATACGGAAGAAAAATTATGGAAACAAAACCTATTATGGGCCATGAAGGACATTAA
- a CDS encoding efflux RND transporter permease subunit — MLNKLIKFFLENKLVTALFIIGVILWGISVMPFDIKGSIVPRGPVPVDAIPDIGENQQIVFTEWMGRSPQDMEDQVTYPLAIALQGIPGVKSIRSYSAFGFSTIYVIFNESVEFYWSRSRVLERLSSAQKGLPDGVVPALGPDATALGQIFWYTLEGKGFSLAELRSIQDWYVKYALQSAEGISEVASVGGYVKEYQIDVDPDAMRAYNVGLHDIMMAVKRANIDVGAKTVEFNKVEYVVRGIGFIKNLKDIENIIIKTNDNVPIYVKNVARQVNFGPALRRGALDKQGAEVVGGVVVVRYGGNPMEAIKNIKKKISQLERGLPTKVLEDGTVSKVRIVPFYDRTKLINETLGTLSEALTQQILITIIVILVFLMHLKSSLVVSFSLPMAVLMAFIMMKVFKVDANVMSLAGIAIAIGTIVDMGIIMCENIINHLNESKGTENPITVVYRAASEVGGAILTAISTTIVSFLAVFTMAGPEGKLFKPLAFTKTFALLASVIIALLVIPALSHILFVKRKKPLEGIKQGIKAIIVAAAAFIGFKVSSIIGAGILVYGLYLIFEERIPSRVKDIFLKHSNWIAIGLVGIFLTHYWMPLGFGKGFILNVIFVGGVLFTIMWFFHRFMEVYPKILMYLLNDKRLFMLIPLSIFIFGMTIWLGFASVLSPITGNLSKIGIKESTVLRIWPLSVLNHSFPGLGKEFMPPLDEGSYLFMPTTMPHASIGEALDVLQKQDILISQIPEVESVVGKLGRVESPLDPAPISMIETVISYKPEYGERDVKTGKRPRLWRKHIKTPDDIWTEILKVSKIPGTTSAPKLQPIAARIVMLQSGMRAPMGVKILGKNLKEIEKVGLQIEKLLKEVPGVEASAVIADRIVGKPYIEFSIDREKIARYGLNIQDVQDVIEVAIGGMKLTTTVEGRERYPVRVRYPREFRDSVEDLQKVLIPTKTGAQIPLSQIAVLKFERGPQVIKSEDTFLVGYVLFDKIPDVAEVNVVNAAQNYLQSSIDSGELVLPPGTSYKFAGSYENQVRSEKKLALVLPLSLFIIFLILYFQFKRVTTTFLVFSSIIVAFSGGFILIWLYAQEWFMYFPFFGNYFRDLFNMQTYNLSVAVWVGFLALFGIASDDGVVVATYLEQSFAERKPKTIREIREATLFAGMRRVRPCLMTTATTILALLPILTSTGRGADVMIPMALPAVGGMTIELITLFIVPVGYCWLREKELIKEEKSEK; from the coding sequence ATGTTAAATAAACTTATAAAATTCTTTCTTGAGAATAAGCTAGTAACAGCGTTGTTTATCATCGGGGTAATTCTCTGGGGAATTTCTGTTATGCCTTTTGATATCAAAGGAAGCATTGTGCCGAGAGGCCCTGTGCCTGTTGACGCTATTCCCGATATCGGAGAAAATCAGCAGATAGTTTTTACAGAGTGGATGGGGCGGTCGCCGCAGGACATGGAAGACCAGGTAACGTATCCGCTGGCTATAGCGCTTCAGGGAATTCCGGGCGTTAAGAGTATTCGCAGTTACTCTGCTTTTGGTTTTTCCACGATATATGTGATTTTTAATGAGAGTGTTGAGTTTTATTGGTCGAGATCCCGTGTACTGGAACGTTTAAGCAGCGCTCAAAAAGGTTTGCCGGACGGCGTCGTTCCGGCGCTTGGTCCGGATGCGACAGCTCTGGGACAGATATTCTGGTATACACTGGAAGGGAAAGGTTTTAGCTTGGCTGAACTGCGCTCTATACAGGATTGGTATGTGAAGTATGCCCTGCAATCGGCAGAAGGGATAAGCGAGGTCGCTTCGGTAGGGGGCTATGTCAAAGAATATCAGATTGATGTTGACCCGGACGCGATGCGCGCCTACAACGTAGGGTTACATGACATAATGATGGCAGTCAAGAGGGCTAATATTGATGTGGGGGCAAAGACTGTAGAATTTAACAAGGTAGAATATGTGGTGCGCGGCATCGGGTTTATTAAAAATCTCAAGGATATTGAAAACATCATTATTAAAACAAATGACAATGTTCCTATTTATGTTAAGAATGTAGCCCGGCAGGTGAATTTTGGCCCGGCATTAAGAAGAGGGGCTTTGGATAAACAGGGAGCGGAAGTTGTCGGCGGCGTCGTTGTTGTGCGTTACGGCGGCAATCCAATGGAGGCTATAAAAAATATTAAGAAAAAGATCTCCCAGCTGGAGAGGGGGCTGCCTACAAAAGTACTTGAGGATGGAACAGTATCAAAGGTCAGGATAGTACCCTTTTACGATCGAACGAAACTGATCAATGAAACTCTGGGTACTTTAAGCGAGGCGCTCACTCAGCAGATATTGATTACTATTATTGTCATACTTGTGTTTTTGATGCATCTAAAAAGCTCTTTAGTTGTTTCATTCAGTTTGCCGATGGCTGTACTCATGGCCTTCATTATGATGAAAGTTTTCAAGGTTGACGCCAATGTTATGTCTTTGGCCGGAATTGCAATTGCCATCGGGACAATCGTTGATATGGGAATTATAATGTGTGAGAACATCATTAACCATCTTAATGAGTCCAAAGGGACAGAAAATCCGATAACCGTAGTTTATAGGGCGGCAAGTGAAGTTGGCGGCGCAATCTTAACGGCGATTTCCACAACAATCGTTTCATTCTTGGCAGTGTTTACTATGGCCGGCCCTGAGGGCAAACTTTTTAAGCCATTGGCGTTTACCAAAACTTTCGCGCTCCTGGCATCAGTTATCATCGCGCTTTTAGTTATTCCGGCGCTGTCTCATATATTGTTTGTTAAAAGAAAAAAACCGCTTGAGGGAATTAAACAAGGCATTAAAGCAATTATCGTAGCGGCCGCCGCTTTTATCGGATTTAAAGTATCTTCAATTATCGGCGCTGGTATTCTGGTATATGGCCTTTATCTAATTTTTGAAGAACGGATACCTTCCCGGGTAAAAGATATATTTTTAAAACATTCCAATTGGATAGCAATCGGACTCGTGGGAATTTTTCTTACCCACTACTGGATGCCCTTAGGATTTGGAAAGGGGTTTATTCTGAATGTTATTTTTGTAGGCGGCGTCCTTTTTACGATTATGTGGTTTTTTCATAGATTTATGGAAGTTTATCCGAAGATATTGATGTATTTGCTTAATGATAAACGTTTGTTTATGCTGATTCCGTTATCAATATTTATCTTTGGAATGACCATTTGGCTGGGCTTTGCGTCCGTGCTCTCGCCCATAACAGGAAATTTAAGCAAAATAGGTATCAAAGAATCAACTGTTTTAAGAATTTGGCCGCTCAGCGTATTGAATCATTCCTTTCCCGGGCTGGGCAAAGAATTTATGCCGCCCCTTGATGAAGGATCATATCTTTTTATGCCTACAACTATGCCGCATGCTTCAATTGGTGAAGCTCTTGATGTGCTGCAAAAGCAGGATATTCTAATCAGTCAGATTCCCGAAGTTGAATCAGTTGTTGGAAAACTCGGGAGGGTTGAATCTCCGTTAGACCCCGCACCGATTTCTATGATAGAAACGGTTATCAGTTATAAACCGGAATATGGAGAAAGAGACGTTAAGACCGGAAAACGGCCGCGTTTGTGGAGAAAACATATTAAAACACCCGATGATATTTGGACGGAAATTTTAAAAGTGAGCAAGATTCCCGGCACGACATCAGCCCCGAAATTGCAGCCGATTGCCGCCAGAATTGTTATGCTTCAGTCGGGAATGAGGGCTCCCATGGGCGTTAAAATATTAGGAAAGAACCTTAAAGAAATAGAGAAGGTTGGTTTACAGATAGAGAAATTGTTAAAAGAAGTTCCCGGGGTTGAAGCCAGCGCGGTTATTGCCGATCGTATTGTGGGTAAGCCCTATATTGAATTTAGTATTGACCGCGAAAAAATCGCCCGCTACGGTCTTAATATCCAGGATGTTCAGGATGTCATTGAAGTCGCCATCGGCGGCATGAAATTGACGACTACGGTTGAGGGAAGGGAGCGTTATCCGGTAAGGGTCAGATATCCCAGAGAATTCAGGGATTCTGTAGAAGATTTGCAGAAAGTCCTTATTCCGACAAAAACAGGGGCCCAGATACCGTTATCACAGATAGCGGTTTTGAAGTTTGAGCGCGGCCCGCAGGTTATTAAGAGTGAAGATACATTTCTTGTCGGGTACGTTCTGTTCGATAAAATTCCGGATGTTGCGGAAGTCAATGTCGTAAATGCCGCGCAAAATTATCTTCAGAGCAGTATTGATTCAGGCGAACTGGTTTTGCCGCCCGGGACGAGCTATAAATTCGCCGGCAGTTATGAAAATCAGGTTAGAAGCGAAAAAAAATTAGCGCTCGTTCTGCCGCTCAGCCTGTTTATTATTTTCTTGATATTGTATTTTCAGTTTAAGCGTGTAACAACGACTTTTCTGGTTTTCAGCAGTATTATAGTGGCTTTCAGCGGAGGCTTTATTCTGATATGGCTTTATGCCCAGGAGTGGTTTATGTATTTTCCTTTTTTCGGAAATTATTTCAGGGATTTATTCAATATGCAGACCTATAATTTAAGTGTTGCGGTATGGGTGGGGTTTCTGGCCCTTTTCGGAATTGCCAGCGATGACGGTGTGGTTGTAGCAACCTATCTTGAGCAAAGCTTCGCCGAGAGAAAACCAAAAACCATTCGTGAAATAAGGGAAGCGACTTTGTTTGCCGGTATGCGCCGTGTCAGGCCGTGTCTTATGACAACGGCTACTACTATTCTGGCTTTGCTGCCAATATTGACATCGACCGGACGAGGGGCTGATGTAATGATTCCTATGGCATTGCCGGCTGTGGGAGGCATGACCATTGAGCTGATTACGCTCTTTATCGTCCCGGTAGGGTACTGCTGGTTACGTGAAAAAGAACTGATAAAGGAAGAAAAATCAGAAAAATAA